Proteins from one Suncus etruscus isolate mSunEtr1 chromosome 3, mSunEtr1.pri.cur, whole genome shotgun sequence genomic window:
- the ELF3 gene encoding ETS-related transcription factor Elf-3, whose amino-acid sequence MAATCEISNVFSNYFSTMYSSEEPSQAPAPPAAATFASDDLLLTLSNPQMSLEGTEKASWSGEQPQFWSKAQVLDWISYQVEKNKYDASAIDFSRCDMDGATLCSCAPEELRLVFGPLGDQLYSQLWDLTSNFPDELSWIIELLEKDSMTVQETLVDPSPLDQGSPFAPDSLDEGQQASPYYPGSYCAGAPSPGSYCAGALSPGSSEISTAGTTTSQSPHSADSGGSDLDLDLTDNKHFPGDSFPDYKKGDPKHEKRKRGRPRKLSKESRECLEGKKSKHAPRGTHLWEFIRDILIHPELNEGLMKWENRQEGVFKFLRSEAVAQLWGQKKKNSSMTYEKLSRAMRYYYKREILERVDGRRLVYKFGKNSSGWKEDEVLGSRN is encoded by the exons ATGGCTGCAACCTGTGAGATCAGCAACGTCTTCAGCAACTACTTCAGCACCATGTACAGTTCGGAGGAGCCCTCCCAGGCCCCCGCGCCCCCCGCCGCCGCCACCTTTGCCTCTGACGACCTGCTGCTGACCCTGAGCAACCCTCAGATGTCCTTGGAGGGCACAG AGAAAGCCAGCTGGTCGGGGGAGCAGCCCCAGTTCTGGTCCAAGGCCCAGGTCCTGGACTGGATCAGCTACCAGGTGGAGAAGAACAAATACGACGCCAGCGCCATAGACTTCTCACGCTGCGACATGGATGGCGCCACCCTGTGCAGCTGCGCCCCCGAAGAGCTGCGGTTGGTCTTCGGGCCCCTGGGGGACCAACTCTACAGCCAGCTGTGGGACCTCA CTTCCAATTTTCCTGATGAGCTCAGCTGGATCATCGAGCTGTTGGAGAAGGACAGCATGACCGTTCAGGAGACACTGGTGGACCCCAGCCCCCTAG ACCAGGGGAGCCCCTTTGCACCAGACTCACTGGATGAGGGCCAGCAGGCCAGCCCGTACTATCCAGGCAGCTACTGTGCAGGCGCCCCCTCCCCAGGCAGCTACTGCGCAGGAGCCCTCTCCCCCGGCAGCTCCGAAATCTCCACTGCAG GGACGACCACCTCTCAGAGCCCCCATTCTGCAGACTCTGGTGGGAGCGACTTGGATCTGGACCTCACAGACAACAAGCACTTTCCTGGCG ACAGTTTCCCTGACTATAAGAAGGGGGACCCGAAGCATGAGAAGAGGAAACGGGGAAGGCCCCGAAAGCTGAGCAAAGAATCCCGCGAGTGTTTGGAGGGCAAGAAAAGCAAGCACG CCCCCAGAGGCACCCATCTGTGGGAGTTTATCCGCGACATCCTCATCCACCCAGAGCTCAACGAGGGCCTCATGAAGTGGGAGAACAGACAGGAGGGCGTCTTCAAGTTCCTGCGTTCTGAGGCTGTGGCCCAGCTGTGGggccagaagaaaaaaaacagcagcATGACCTACGAGAAACTGAGCAGGGCCATGAG GTACTACTACAAACGGGAGATCCTGGAGCGAGTTGATGGCCGGAGGCTTGTCTACAAGTTTGGCAAAAACTCCAGTGGCTGGAAAGAAGATGAAGTGCTTGGAAGTCGGAACTGA